In Rhodothermus marinus DSM 4252, a single genomic region encodes these proteins:
- a CDS encoding arginine deiminase family protein has product MSTPASVPTVSFRFAVVSEIDPLQQVIVHTPGAELELVTPEQRLTLLFDDILFVEEAQAEHRQMCALFEKVVGAEGAVLQITDLLRTAFASEEAREAFVEQLCRLQPEANLQAFARELAALSPDELLHFALTGQSPLPLNAFPLPNLLFTRDLAAVVNDHLIVSHPATAARARESLILRVILEHHPGFAGLRERIIYLPEGVTFEGGDLLVASPEVVLLGHSERTSLGGVAHVARALFSRTSVRHVLVVDLPKQRASMHLDTVFTFVSADECVVFPPILHQEGNVLHLMAGDTPEQFVTEMPPDLKTALERLLDRPLTFIPCGGDNPVHQKREQWTDGANFFALAPGVVVGYERNHYTFEEMRRHGYRVVTAESFLSYYAESPFVPGTEKLAIKLEGNELSRGRGGPRCMTLPLARQPLG; this is encoded by the coding sequence ATGTCCACGCCCGCTTCGGTCCCGACCGTTTCGTTTCGCTTTGCCGTTGTTTCGGAGATCGATCCGTTGCAGCAGGTGATCGTGCACACGCCCGGCGCCGAGCTGGAGCTGGTGACGCCCGAGCAGCGGCTGACGTTGCTTTTCGACGACATTCTGTTCGTGGAAGAAGCCCAGGCCGAGCATCGCCAGATGTGCGCGCTGTTCGAGAAGGTGGTCGGGGCGGAAGGCGCCGTGCTGCAGATCACCGACCTGCTGCGCACCGCGTTCGCATCGGAGGAGGCCCGCGAGGCGTTCGTCGAACAGCTCTGCCGGTTGCAGCCGGAGGCGAACCTGCAGGCCTTTGCCCGCGAGCTGGCCGCGCTGAGCCCGGACGAACTGCTGCACTTTGCACTGACGGGCCAGAGTCCGCTGCCGCTCAACGCGTTTCCGCTGCCCAACCTGCTCTTCACGCGCGACCTGGCCGCCGTCGTGAACGACCACCTGATCGTCAGCCATCCGGCCACGGCCGCCCGCGCCCGCGAAAGCCTGATCCTGCGCGTCATTCTGGAACACCATCCGGGCTTTGCCGGACTGCGTGAGCGGATCATCTACCTGCCCGAAGGGGTCACGTTCGAGGGCGGCGACCTGCTGGTGGCCTCGCCCGAAGTGGTGCTGCTGGGGCATTCGGAGCGGACGTCGCTGGGCGGCGTGGCGCATGTGGCGCGGGCGCTCTTCAGCCGCACGTCGGTCCGGCACGTGCTCGTGGTGGACCTGCCCAAGCAGCGTGCCTCGATGCACCTCGACACCGTGTTCACGTTCGTTTCGGCCGACGAGTGCGTCGTCTTTCCGCCCATCCTGCACCAGGAAGGCAATGTGCTGCATCTGATGGCGGGCGATACGCCCGAGCAGTTCGTAACTGAAATGCCGCCCGACCTGAAAACCGCACTGGAGCGCCTGCTGGACCGACCGCTGACGTTCATCCCCTGCGGCGGCGACAATCCCGTCCACCAGAAGCGCGAGCAGTGGACCGACGGGGCCAACTTCTTCGCGCTGGCGCCCGGCGTGGTGGTGGGCTACGAGCGCAACCACTACACCTTCGAAGAAATGCGGCGGCACGGCTACCGCGTCGTCACGGCCGAGAGTTTTCTGTCGTACTACGCGGAAAGCCCCTTCGTACCCGGTACGGAAAAGCTGGCCATCAAGCTGGAAGGCAACGAGCTGTCGCGCGGCCGCGGCGGCCCCCGCTGCATGACCTTACCGCTGGCCCGCCAGCCGCTGGGTTAA
- a CDS encoding PIN domain-containing protein, with amino-acid sequence MLRYVLDTNVLLYAIDGSDAYRQARAQEILSRVGQIPSAAIPVQALSEFSSVALRKFEPPVAPDELLQHVELYLLTFPVLPVTGQVVLEAIRGVRNHQFAFYDAQIWAVARLNQIPVVLSEDFSPGRTVEGVTFLNPLDASFDLEKL; translated from the coding sequence ATGCTCCGGTATGTCCTGGACACCAACGTTTTGCTGTATGCAATCGATGGCTCGGATGCTTATCGGCAAGCGCGGGCGCAGGAAATTCTGAGCAGGGTCGGGCAAATTCCTTCGGCGGCAATTCCGGTGCAGGCCCTCTCCGAATTTTCGAGCGTGGCGCTTCGCAAATTCGAACCACCGGTCGCGCCGGACGAGCTGTTGCAACACGTCGAACTCTATTTGCTGACGTTTCCTGTGCTTCCCGTTACTGGACAGGTGGTGCTGGAGGCAATTCGTGGCGTGCGGAACCACCAGTTTGCTTTTTATGACGCGCAGATCTGGGCGGTTGCCCGACTCAATCAGATTCCGGTTGTCTTGAGCGAAGATTTCTCGCCCGGACGCACTGTCGAAGGCGTGACCTTCCTGAATCCTCTGGACGCGAGTTTCGATCTGGAGAAACTGTAA
- a CDS encoding CopG family transcriptional regulator, protein MIRKQFYITAEQDQAIRQLARQQGVSESEVVRRVLEAALGQLPLPSRERSEAVERLLENCRQLGAQHQLPAGFRFNRAACYQEREARQLFD, encoded by the coding sequence ATGATTCGTAAGCAGTTTTATATCACCGCCGAGCAGGATCAGGCAATCAGACAACTGGCACGGCAACAGGGCGTCTCCGAGTCGGAGGTGGTCCGGAGGGTGCTGGAAGCAGCGCTGGGTCAGTTACCCCTTCCTTCGCGTGAACGGAGTGAGGCCGTCGAGCGTCTGCTGGAAAACTGTCGGCAATTAGGCGCACAGCACCAGCTGCCGGCCGGCTTTCGTTTCAACCGGGCGGCGTGTTATCAGGAGCGAGAAGCCCGTCAACTTTTTGATTGA
- the tadA gene encoding tRNA adenosine(34) deaminase TadA gives MSLHRLLEGHRRWMEAALREAEQAFEEGEVPVGAVVVKDDRIVGRGHNCVEQLKDPTAHAEMLAITAACATLDTKYLRGCTLYVTLEPCPMCAGAIVWARLDRVVFGAFDEKAGAASTLYNILQDPRLNHRVEVISGVEAERAAALLQRFFRERRAED, from the coding sequence ATGAGCTTACATCGCCTGCTGGAAGGGCATCGGCGCTGGATGGAAGCGGCGCTGCGTGAAGCCGAACAGGCCTTCGAGGAAGGCGAAGTGCCTGTGGGCGCCGTCGTCGTCAAAGACGACCGGATCGTCGGGCGCGGCCACAACTGCGTCGAGCAACTCAAAGACCCCACCGCCCACGCCGAAATGCTGGCCATCACGGCCGCCTGCGCCACGCTGGACACCAAGTACCTGCGCGGCTGCACACTCTACGTGACGCTCGAGCCCTGTCCGATGTGTGCCGGGGCCATCGTCTGGGCCAGGCTGGACCGCGTCGTCTTCGGCGCCTTCGACGAAAAGGCCGGCGCGGCTTCCACGCTCTATAACATCCTGCAGGACCCGCGCCTGAACCACCGCGTGGAGGTTATCTCCGGCGTGGAGGCCGAACGGGCGGCGGCGCTGCTGCAGCGGTTCTTCCGCGAGCGCCGTGCCGAGGACTGA
- a CDS encoding YpdA family putative bacillithiol disulfide reductase codes for MWDVVIIGAGPIGLACGIEAKRRDLNALLIEKGALVNSFLGYPTNMEFFSTPDLMEIGGHPFPTRGYKPTREEAIEYYRRVAAAERLRIRLYERVLRVDGEDENFTVVTEKGTYRTRKVVVATGFFDIPNRLNVPGEDLPKVIHFYKEPFPFIGQKVAVIGGRNSAAKAALDCYRHGAEVTLIHRGPALSDKVKYWIRPDIENRIREGSIRAFFNSRVLEIRPDSLLIETPEGQLVLENDWVLAMTGYRPDLEFLERLGVRLGDDPARTPCYDPETFETNRPGLYLAGTVCGGLNTSRWFIENGRLHAPRIMEHIATGRVAEAPALDGQHWKTAE; via the coding sequence ATGTGGGATGTCGTCATTATCGGAGCCGGTCCCATCGGACTTGCCTGCGGTATCGAAGCCAAGCGGCGTGACCTCAACGCGCTTCTTATTGAAAAGGGCGCGCTGGTGAATTCGTTTCTGGGCTATCCGACGAACATGGAGTTCTTCTCGACACCCGACCTGATGGAAATCGGCGGGCATCCCTTCCCTACCCGCGGCTACAAGCCCACACGCGAAGAGGCCATCGAATACTACCGGCGCGTGGCCGCTGCCGAGCGGCTCCGCATCCGGCTCTACGAGCGCGTGCTCCGTGTGGACGGCGAAGACGAAAACTTCACGGTCGTCACCGAAAAAGGCACCTACCGGACCCGCAAGGTGGTGGTGGCCACCGGCTTTTTCGACATCCCCAACCGATTGAACGTGCCGGGCGAAGACCTGCCCAAAGTCATCCACTTCTACAAAGAGCCGTTTCCCTTCATCGGCCAGAAGGTAGCGGTAATCGGCGGACGCAACTCGGCGGCCAAGGCGGCCCTGGACTGCTACCGGCACGGCGCCGAAGTGACGCTCATCCATCGGGGACCGGCGCTTTCGGACAAAGTCAAATACTGGATTCGCCCGGACATCGAAAACCGCATCCGTGAGGGAAGCATCCGGGCGTTCTTTAACTCGCGGGTGCTGGAGATCCGGCCGGACAGCCTGCTGATCGAAACGCCCGAAGGGCAGCTTGTGCTGGAAAACGACTGGGTGCTGGCCATGACCGGCTACCGGCCCGACCTGGAGTTTCTGGAACGGCTCGGCGTCCGGCTCGGCGACGATCCGGCCCGCACGCCCTGCTATGATCCGGAGACGTTCGAGACGAACCGGCCGGGACTGTATCTGGCCGGCACGGTTTGCGGCGGGTTGAACACGAGCCGCTGGTTCATCGAAAACGGCCGACTGCACGCGCCACGTATCATGGAGCACATCGCCACGGGCCGCGTAGCCGAAGCGCCCGCCCTCGACGGCCAGCACTGGAAAACGGCGGAATAA
- a CDS encoding nucleotidyltransferase family protein — MSRLQRRVEIIQQLHRLLPELQEKFGVERLALYGSFARDQASEASDVDLIVHLNRPLGLDFIRLIDFLEAHLGRPVDLATYETLQRNLQQPHTARIAQRILRSLQYVSASQGH, encoded by the coding sequence ATGTCTCGGCTGCAACGCCGCGTTGAAATCATCCAGCAACTTCACCGCCTCCTACCCGAACTGCAGGAGAAATTCGGGGTGGAGCGGCTGGCGCTGTACGGATCGTTTGCCCGCGATCAGGCTTCTGAAGCAAGTGATGTAGACCTGATCGTGCACCTGAATCGACCGCTGGGGCTGGACTTCATCCGCCTGATCGACTTTCTTGAAGCCCATCTTGGACGGCCGGTGGATCTGGCCACTTACGAAACCCTGCAGCGCAATCTACAACAGCCTCATACAGCCCGAATCGCCCAGCGCATTCTTCGTTCGCTTCAATATGTCTCGGCGTCGCAGGGACATTGA
- a CDS encoding HepT-like ribonuclease domain-containing protein — protein MSRRRRDIDYLQDIHESLRRIQHFAEGLTFEAFLEDIKTQDAILRNFEVIGEATKQLSETLRTYYAQFSWRELARMRDKLIHHYFGVSYEIVWQVVQEVPQLLSEIERILRDFERS, from the coding sequence ATGTCTCGGCGTCGCAGGGACATTGACTACTTGCAAGACATTCATGAGAGCCTTCGGCGCATTCAACACTTTGCCGAAGGCCTCACATTTGAAGCTTTTCTGGAGGATATCAAAACGCAGGATGCCATTCTGCGCAACTTCGAAGTGATTGGAGAAGCGACCAAACAGCTCTCCGAAACCTTAAGGACTTATTATGCGCAGTTTTCCTGGCGCGAACTGGCCCGCATGCGTGACAAACTGATCCACCACTACTTTGGGGTCAGCTATGAGATCGTCTGGCAAGTCGTGCAAGAGGTTCCACAGCTGCTGTCCGAAATTGAGCGCATCCTTCGCGACTTCGAACGGTCATGA
- the yihA gene encoding ribosome biogenesis GTP-binding protein YihA/YsxC, translating into MKKPAARFFRSVTRWEDLPDDGLPEVAFAGRSNVGKSSLLNALLRAPGLARTSSTPGKTRQLNFYRVNEQLYFVDLPGYGYARTSQEERRLWGRLITRYLQERPTLALVVHLIDSRHPPTPLDEAMMDLMRGQHVPYLIALTKADKVSGNRRAQAVREVERALQARAMEVPIIPTSAHTGLGLRDLWRWIEQVSLGKS; encoded by the coding sequence ATGAAAAAGCCGGCGGCACGTTTCTTCCGGAGCGTGACGCGGTGGGAGGATCTGCCCGACGACGGGCTGCCCGAAGTGGCGTTTGCCGGCCGCTCCAACGTCGGCAAAAGCTCGCTGCTGAACGCGCTACTTCGGGCGCCCGGACTCGCCCGCACGAGCAGTACGCCCGGTAAAACGCGCCAGCTCAATTTCTACCGGGTCAACGAGCAGCTCTACTTCGTGGACCTGCCCGGCTACGGCTACGCGCGCACCTCGCAGGAGGAGCGGCGGCTGTGGGGACGGCTCATCACGCGCTACCTGCAGGAGCGGCCCACGCTGGCGCTCGTGGTGCACCTGATCGACAGCCGCCATCCGCCCACGCCGCTCGACGAGGCCATGATGGACCTGATGCGCGGCCAGCACGTCCCCTACCTGATCGCACTTACGAAGGCCGACAAGGTGTCGGGCAACCGGCGCGCGCAGGCCGTTCGGGAAGTCGAACGGGCCTTGCAGGCCCGCGCCATGGAAGTGCCGATCATCCCCACCTCGGCACACACCGGCCTCGGCCTGCGCGACCTGTGGCGCTGGATTGAACAGGTGTCGCTGGGGAAATCATGA
- the sucD gene encoding succinate--CoA ligase subunit alpha codes for MSILVDRNTRLVVQGITGKEGTFHTQQMIEYGTNVVAGVTPGKGGQKHLDRPVFNTVAEAVEKEGANTSIIFVPPAFAADAILEAADAGIEVIVCITEGIPVRDMIPVYHYVKQKGVKLIGPNCPGVITPGQAKVGIMPGMIFKEGPIGVVSRSGTLTYEAVDQLTRLGLGQSTAVGIGGDPIIGLRFTDVLRLFQDDPETEAVVLIGEIGGTAEEEAAAFIKEHMTKPVFAFIAGATAPPGRRMGHAGAIIAGGKGTAEEKFKALEAAGAVVIRNPALIGETVREHLGALA; via the coding sequence ATGAGCATTCTGGTCGATCGCAACACGCGTCTGGTGGTGCAGGGCATCACCGGAAAAGAGGGGACCTTTCACACGCAGCAGATGATCGAGTACGGGACGAACGTGGTGGCCGGCGTTACGCCGGGCAAAGGCGGCCAGAAGCACCTGGATCGTCCCGTCTTCAACACGGTGGCCGAGGCGGTCGAGAAAGAGGGAGCCAACACGTCGATCATCTTCGTGCCGCCTGCCTTTGCGGCCGACGCCATTCTGGAGGCAGCCGACGCCGGAATCGAGGTGATCGTCTGCATCACCGAGGGCATTCCGGTGCGCGACATGATCCCGGTTTATCACTATGTGAAGCAGAAAGGCGTCAAGCTGATCGGCCCGAACTGCCCCGGCGTGATCACGCCCGGACAGGCCAAGGTGGGCATCATGCCGGGCATGATCTTCAAAGAGGGACCGATCGGCGTCGTCTCGCGCTCCGGCACGCTCACCTACGAGGCGGTCGATCAGCTTACGCGGCTCGGACTGGGTCAGAGCACGGCCGTGGGCATCGGCGGCGATCCGATCATCGGGTTGCGCTTTACGGACGTGCTCCGGCTGTTCCAGGACGATCCGGAGACGGAAGCCGTGGTGCTCATCGGTGAGATCGGCGGTACGGCCGAAGAAGAGGCGGCGGCCTTCATCAAGGAGCACATGACCAAGCCCGTCTTCGCGTTCATTGCCGGCGCGACGGCTCCGCCGGGACGGCGCATGGGCCACGCCGGAGCCATCATCGCGGGCGGCAAGGGCACGGCCGAGGAGAAGTTCAAGGCGCTGGAGGCGGCCGGTGCCGTGGTCATTCGCAACCCGGCGCTGATCGGCGAGACCGTACGCGAGCACCTGGGCGCACTGGCCTGA
- the gatA gene encoding Asp-tRNA(Asn)/Glu-tRNA(Gln) amidotransferase subunit GatA produces MEYLTYADARRALERGETSCEALVSSFLERIEAENPRLNAFISVDPEGALAQARALDERLARGEPLPPLGGLVLAVKDVICIKDQRVTCGSRMLENFVSLYDATVITRLREAGAIFIGKTNCDEFAMGSSNETSYFGPARNPINPDYVPGGSSGGSAVAVAARMCQAALGSDTGGSIRQPAAFCGIVGLKPTYGRVSRYGLVAYASSFDTIGPMTHTVEDAARILQVIAGVDRWDSTSAPVEVPDYLEALKQPIKGLRIGLPREYFTEGLDPEFRQVLEERAAQLEAAGAVVQEVSLPHTEYGIATYYILATAEASSNLARYDGIRYGYRADVQQIRRELAESDSDDSVIYRLYVRSRSEGFGTEVKRRIMLGTYVLSAGYYEAYYAKAQRVRRLIRQDFDRAFEQVDVLLTPASPTPPFPLGSKLSDPLEMYLSDVYTVTANLAGIPGLVVPVGTHSSGFPVGAQLLGRHFDEATLLRVGRALMEVSGIA; encoded by the coding sequence ATGGAGTACCTGACCTACGCCGACGCCCGACGGGCGCTGGAGCGGGGCGAGACCAGTTGTGAAGCGCTGGTCTCGTCTTTTTTGGAGCGCATCGAGGCTGAAAACCCGCGTCTGAATGCGTTCATCTCGGTCGATCCCGAGGGGGCGCTGGCGCAGGCGCGGGCGCTGGATGAACGTCTGGCCCGGGGCGAGCCGCTGCCGCCGCTGGGCGGACTGGTGCTGGCCGTCAAGGACGTGATCTGCATCAAGGATCAGCGGGTCACGTGTGGCTCGCGCATGCTGGAAAACTTCGTCTCGCTCTACGACGCGACGGTCATCACACGGTTGCGGGAGGCCGGGGCCATCTTCATCGGCAAGACGAACTGTGACGAGTTCGCCATGGGCTCGTCGAACGAGACCTCGTACTTCGGTCCGGCCCGCAACCCGATCAATCCCGATTACGTGCCCGGTGGCTCTTCGGGCGGCTCGGCGGTGGCCGTGGCGGCCCGGATGTGTCAGGCCGCGCTCGGAAGCGACACGGGCGGCTCGATCCGCCAGCCGGCCGCCTTCTGTGGCATCGTGGGGCTGAAGCCCACCTACGGGCGTGTCAGCCGCTACGGGCTGGTGGCCTATGCGTCTTCGTTCGACACGATCGGCCCCATGACGCACACGGTCGAAGACGCCGCCCGCATCCTGCAGGTGATCGCCGGGGTGGACCGCTGGGACTCGACGAGTGCGCCGGTCGAAGTGCCGGACTACCTGGAGGCGCTCAAGCAGCCCATCAAAGGGCTTCGCATCGGGTTGCCCCGCGAATACTTCACCGAGGGGCTGGATCCGGAATTCCGTCAGGTGCTCGAAGAACGGGCGGCGCAGCTCGAAGCGGCCGGCGCCGTGGTGCAGGAAGTGTCGCTGCCCCATACGGAGTACGGCATTGCCACCTACTACATCCTGGCCACGGCCGAGGCCTCCAGTAACCTGGCCCGCTACGACGGCATCCGCTACGGCTACCGGGCCGACGTGCAGCAGATCCGCCGCGAGCTGGCCGAAAGCGACAGCGACGACTCGGTGATCTACCGGCTCTACGTGCGCTCGCGCAGCGAGGGTTTCGGCACCGAGGTCAAACGCCGCATCATGCTGGGCACCTACGTGCTTTCGGCCGGCTACTACGAGGCCTACTACGCCAAGGCCCAGCGCGTGCGACGGCTGATCCGCCAGGACTTCGACCGCGCCTTCGAGCAGGTGGACGTGCTGCTCACGCCGGCCTCGCCCACGCCGCCCTTCCCGCTGGGCAGCAAGCTTTCGGATCCGCTTGAAATGTACCTGAGCGACGTCTACACGGTGACGGCCAACCTGGCCGGCATTCCGGGGCTGGTCGTGCCCGTGGGCACGCATTCGAGCGGCTTCCCGGTGGGGGCGCAGCTCCTGGGACGTCACTTCGACGAGGCCACGCTGCTCCGGGTGGGGCGTGCTCTGATGGAAGTGAGCGGCATCGCCTGA
- the tatA gene encoding twin-arginine translocase TatA/TatE family subunit codes for MFGNIGAPELLLIFLVVLLVFGAKRIPEIARGLGRGIREFKEATREISREISVDVDETPQIRAPQQGTPTARTTATPTQQPAAGSSQPSEPTQS; via the coding sequence ATGTTTGGGAACATCGGAGCGCCCGAGTTGCTGCTGATCTTTCTGGTGGTGCTGCTGGTCTTTGGCGCCAAGCGCATTCCCGAAATTGCGCGGGGCCTGGGCCGGGGCATCCGGGAGTTCAAAGAAGCCACGCGGGAGATTTCCCGCGAGATTTCCGTCGATGTAGACGAAACGCCGCAGATCCGGGCGCCGCAGCAGGGAACGCCGACCGCGCGGACCACGGCGACGCCGACGCAGCAGCCGGCGGCCGGTTCGTCGCAGCCGTCGGAACCCACCCAGAGCTGA
- the add gene encoding adenosine deaminase → MEASTTLSRDAIRAWPKAELHCHLDGSLRLTTLLELARRQGKVGLLPADSVEGLEEVLRQVDTSDSLEAYLAWFRYTVPVMQTREALRRIAYELAEDAARENVRYLEVRYAPVLHVEEGLTLEQVNDAVLDGLRAAERDFGIRTGLILCGLRHASEALSLRTAELAVAYRKRGVVAFDLAGGEAGHPPKHHLHAFYLARNHLLNLTVHAGESWGPDSIHQALFYCGAHRIGHGVTLYQDPDLLQYIVDHQIPLEVCPTSNVQTKAVTDYAAHPLRLYVERAVPVTINTDNRLFSRTSMTDELWRVHHYCGLSVPRLREVVLNGFRHAFLHWEEKQELLRDVEAELDRLLAGFSQPSPAS, encoded by the coding sequence ATGGAAGCCTCGACCACGCTTTCGCGCGATGCGATCCGGGCCTGGCCCAAGGCCGAACTGCACTGTCACCTGGACGGATCGCTGCGGCTGACGACGCTGCTGGAGCTGGCCCGTCGGCAGGGAAAAGTCGGGCTGTTACCGGCCGACAGTGTCGAAGGACTTGAAGAGGTACTGCGCCAGGTGGACACGTCCGACTCGCTGGAGGCCTATCTGGCCTGGTTCCGCTACACGGTACCGGTCATGCAGACGCGCGAGGCGCTGCGCCGCATCGCCTACGAACTGGCCGAAGACGCCGCCCGCGAGAACGTCCGCTACCTGGAGGTGCGCTATGCCCCGGTGCTGCACGTTGAAGAAGGGCTGACGCTGGAGCAGGTCAACGACGCCGTACTCGACGGCCTGCGGGCGGCCGAGCGCGACTTCGGCATCCGTACGGGGCTGATCCTCTGCGGCCTGCGCCATGCGTCCGAAGCGCTCTCGCTGCGCACGGCCGAACTGGCCGTGGCCTACCGCAAGCGGGGCGTCGTGGCCTTCGACCTGGCCGGTGGCGAGGCCGGCCACCCGCCCAAACACCACCTGCACGCCTTCTACCTGGCCCGCAACCACCTGCTGAACCTGACCGTGCACGCGGGCGAATCCTGGGGGCCCGACTCCATCCACCAGGCGCTGTTCTACTGCGGCGCCCATCGCATTGGCCACGGCGTAACGCTCTACCAGGATCCCGACCTGCTCCAGTACATCGTCGATCACCAGATCCCGCTGGAGGTCTGTCCCACCAGCAACGTCCAGACCAAGGCCGTGACCGACTACGCCGCGCATCCGCTCCGGCTCTATGTAGAACGCGCCGTGCCGGTCACGATCAACACGGACAACCGCCTCTTCAGTCGCACTTCGATGACCGACGAACTCTGGCGCGTGCATCACTACTGCGGGTTGAGCGTGCCCCGGCTCCGGGAGGTCGTGCTCAACGGCTTCCGCCACGCGTTTCTGCACTGGGAAGAGAAACAGGAATTGCTGCGCGACGTGGAAGCGGAGCTCGACCGGCTGCTGGCCGGTTTCTCGCAACCGTCCCCTGCGTCCTGA
- the aroA gene encoding 3-phosphoshikimate 1-carboxyvinyltransferase, translating into MTRRVSQARSLLGVVELPPDKSIAHRAALLAALADGTSRLVNYSPAADPQSTLSCLRQLGVPIYEDEHGILVVEGRGLEGLQAPDRPLDCGNSGTTMRLLAGILAGQPFDSVLVGDASLSRRPMERIATPLRQMGAELTLTDGHAPIHIRGGRTLRGITYRLPVPSAQVKSCVLLAGLFAEGETTVIEPIPSRDHTERMLGLSVVELNGERYLTVRGGMRIPARTWTIPRDFSAAAFFLVAGTIVPDSEIRLPGVGLNPSRSALLDVLRAMGADITVENERSYGGEPIADLVVRSSTLHGVQVGGAIIPNLIDEIPVLTVAAACATGRTEIRDAAELRVKETDRIAAMAENLQALGARVEVFDDGLAIEGGHRLRGTTVRSFDDHRIAMAMGVAGLVAEGETIIEGAECARISFPGFWEVLDRLAGRPVAV; encoded by the coding sequence ATGACTCGCCGCGTCTCGCAAGCCCGGAGTCTGCTGGGTGTCGTCGAGCTGCCCCCGGACAAGTCCATCGCCCACCGGGCGGCCCTGCTGGCCGCCCTGGCCGACGGCACCTCGCGTCTGGTGAACTACTCGCCGGCCGCCGATCCGCAATCGACGCTCTCGTGCCTGCGCCAGCTCGGCGTGCCCATCTACGAAGACGAGCATGGCATCCTGGTCGTCGAAGGCCGTGGACTGGAGGGCCTGCAGGCACCGGACCGCCCGCTCGACTGCGGCAACTCGGGCACCACCATGCGTCTGCTGGCCGGCATCCTGGCCGGACAACCCTTCGACAGCGTACTGGTAGGCGACGCCTCGCTCAGCCGCCGCCCCATGGAACGCATCGCCACGCCGCTACGCCAGATGGGCGCCGAGCTGACGCTCACCGACGGCCACGCGCCCATCCATATCCGGGGTGGTCGTACACTGCGGGGCATCACCTACCGGCTGCCTGTGCCGTCGGCTCAGGTCAAGTCGTGCGTGTTGCTGGCCGGACTGTTTGCCGAGGGCGAGACGACCGTCATCGAGCCGATCCCTTCCCGTGACCACACCGAGCGTATGCTGGGCCTGAGCGTGGTGGAACTGAACGGCGAGCGTTACCTGACCGTCCGGGGCGGCATGCGCATCCCGGCCCGCACCTGGACGATCCCGCGCGACTTCTCGGCGGCCGCTTTCTTTCTGGTGGCCGGCACGATCGTACCCGACAGCGAGATTCGCCTGCCCGGGGTGGGACTCAACCCGTCGCGCTCGGCGTTGCTCGACGTGCTGCGGGCCATGGGCGCCGACATCACCGTCGAAAACGAGCGAAGCTACGGCGGCGAGCCCATTGCCGACCTGGTCGTGCGAAGCAGCACGCTGCACGGCGTGCAGGTGGGCGGCGCCATCATTCCGAACCTGATCGACGAGATCCCCGTGCTGACCGTGGCGGCCGCCTGCGCCACCGGTCGCACCGAGATCCGGGACGCCGCCGAGCTGCGCGTCAAGGAAACCGACCGCATCGCAGCCATGGCCGAAAACCTGCAGGCGCTGGGCGCCCGCGTCGAGGTGTTCGACGACGGCCTGGCCATCGAAGGGGGCCATCGGCTCCGGGGAACGACCGTTCGGAGCTTCGACGATCACCGCATCGCCATGGCGATGGGCGTGGCCGGACTGGTGGCCGAAGGCGAGACGATCATCGAAGGCGCCGAATGCGCCCGTATCTCGTTCCCCGGCTTCTGGGAGGTGCTCGACCGCCTGGCCGGCCGCCCGGTTGCGGTGTGA
- a CDS encoding type II toxin-antitoxin system VapC family toxin, protein MADALIDTSALIAHFRRRLHLGNTLSNYRHLYVSAITVYELEYGARRIGRLSDWEVFLELFPLRVLSLGLEEARRAAALQAALTAQNRHIGERDVLIAGTRAGSRHAERRRISARP, encoded by the coding sequence ATGGCGGATGCCCTGATTGACACTTCGGCCCTGATCGCCCATTTCCGCCGACGCCTCCATCTGGGCAACACGCTCTCCAACTACCGCCACCTGTACGTCAGCGCAATCACCGTCTACGAACTGGAATATGGCGCCCGGCGTATCGGGCGCCTTTCTGACTGGGAAGTGTTTCTGGAGCTTTTTCCTCTACGCGTGTTATCGCTCGGGCTGGAAGAAGCACGACGGGCGGCGGCCCTTCAGGCAGCGCTGACTGCGCAAAATCGACACATTGGAGAACGGGATGTCCTGATCGCTGGTACACGGGCTGGATCTCGTCACGCTGAACGCCGACGAATTTCAGCGCGTCCCTGA